A window from Hoeflea sp. IMCC20628 encodes these proteins:
- a CDS encoding Zn-dependent hydrolase: protein MSAPAANLRINADRLWDSLMDMAKIGPGIAGGNNRQTLTDEDGEGRKLFQRWCEDAGMTMDVDTMGNMFMTRPGTDPDALPVYVGSHLDTQPTGGKYDGVLGVLAGLELVRTLNDLDIKTKHPIVVVNWTNEEGTRFAPAMLASGVFAGVHEQDWAYDREDAKGKRFGDELVRIGWKGDEEVGARKMHALFELHIEQGPILEAQGKDIGVVTHGQGLRWIQCTVTGKESHTGSTPMPMRKNAGRGLAQITELVHTIAMDNAPNAVGAIGHVDVYPNSRNIIPGKAVFTIDFRSHEIDTLNGMVERLMAEAPKLCDALGVGFEAEIVGQFDPPEFDRDCVKAVRDAAERLGYSHMDIISGAGHDACWINRVAPTAMVMCPCVDGLSHNEAEDISKEWAGAGADVLMHAVVETAGVVE from the coding sequence ATGTCCGCACCCGCAGCCAATCTTCGCATCAACGCCGACCGGCTTTGGGATTCGCTCATGGATATGGCCAAGATCGGACCCGGCATCGCCGGCGGCAACAACCGCCAGACCCTGACCGACGAGGACGGCGAAGGCCGCAAACTGTTCCAGCGCTGGTGCGAGGATGCCGGCATGACCATGGACGTCGACACCATGGGCAACATGTTCATGACCCGGCCCGGAACCGATCCCGATGCGCTGCCGGTCTATGTCGGCAGCCACCTCGACACTCAGCCCACCGGCGGCAAATATGACGGCGTCCTCGGCGTGCTGGCCGGATTGGAGCTGGTCCGCACGCTCAATGATCTCGACATCAAGACCAAGCACCCGATCGTGGTGGTCAACTGGACCAACGAGGAAGGCACTCGTTTTGCGCCCGCCATGCTCGCTTCCGGCGTCTTTGCCGGCGTGCACGAACAGGACTGGGCCTATGACCGGGAAGACGCCAAGGGCAAGCGCTTTGGCGATGAGCTGGTCCGTATCGGCTGGAAGGGCGACGAGGAAGTCGGCGCCCGCAAGATGCATGCATTGTTCGAACTGCACATTGAGCAGGGCCCGATTCTCGAGGCTCAGGGCAAGGACATCGGTGTCGTCACCCACGGCCAGGGTCTGCGCTGGATCCAGTGCACTGTCACCGGCAAGGAAAGCCACACCGGCTCAACCCCGATGCCGATGCGCAAGAACGCCGGCCGCGGCCTGGCCCAGATCACCGAGCTGGTGCACACAATCGCCATGGACAACGCGCCGAACGCAGTGGGCGCCATCGGTCATGTCGATGTCTATCCCAATTCCCGCAACATCATTCCGGGCAAGGCGGTCTTCACCATCGATTTCCGCAGCCATGAAATCGATACGCTCAACGGGATGGTCGAGCGGTTGATGGCAGAAGCGCCAAAACTCTGCGACGCGCTCGGTGTCGGCTTCGAGGCCGAGATCGTCGGCCAGTTCGATCCGCCGGAATTCGACCGCGATTGCGTCAAGGCTGTGCGCGACGCCGCCGAGCGACTCGGCTATTCGCACATGGACATTATTTCCGGCGCAGGCCACGATGCATGCTGGATCAACCGCGTGGCGCCAACCGCCATGGTCATGTGCCCCTGCGTCGACGGATTGAGCCACAACGAAGCCGAAGACATTTCCAAGGAATGGGCTGGTGCCGGTGCCGACGTGCTGATGCATGCGGTCGTCGAAACAGCAGGAGTGGTGGAGTAA
- a CDS encoding CoA-acylating methylmalonate-semialdehyde dehydrogenase, which translates to MQIIENAIGGKLTISGSDRRSPIFNPATGEQIAELPLSTVEEINTAVASAKAAQPAWGAMPPLKRARFMFKFKELLDRHAGDIAREISREHGKTHDDALGEVTRGIECVEFACGIPNLLKGDFSRNVGPGVDSIADRQPLGVVAGITPFNFPAMVPMWMYPIAIACGNTFVLKPSERDPSAPMLAWKLFQEAGFPEGVLNVVHGDKLAVDTLLDHPDVKAISFVGSTPIAEYVYSRGTANGKRVQALGGAKNHMVVMPDADMDQVADALMGAGYGSAGERCMAISVAVPVGEKTADALVAKLKPRVEALKIGPTTDEAAEMGPVVSKMHQEKVLGYIDQGVSQGAELVVDGRGFSLQGYENGYFVGGTLFDRVTTDMTIYKEEIFGPVLSVVRAGTFDEAVKMINDHEYGNGTAIFTRDGDAARAFSDSIEVGMVGINVPIPVPVAYHSFGGWKRSLFGDHSIYGPEGVRFYTRLKTITSRWPNGIKSGAVFNFPS; encoded by the coding sequence ATGCAAATCATTGAAAACGCCATTGGCGGCAAACTGACGATTTCCGGCTCGGACCGGCGGTCACCTATCTTCAATCCGGCCACCGGCGAGCAAATCGCCGAACTGCCGCTCTCGACGGTCGAGGAAATCAACACGGCTGTAGCTTCCGCCAAAGCCGCGCAGCCTGCCTGGGGCGCGATGCCGCCGCTCAAGCGCGCCCGCTTCATGTTCAAGTTCAAGGAACTGCTCGACCGCCACGCAGGCGACATTGCCCGCGAAATCTCGCGCGAGCACGGCAAGACCCATGACGACGCGCTCGGCGAAGTCACCCGCGGTATCGAGTGTGTGGAATTCGCCTGCGGCATCCCCAATCTGTTGAAAGGCGATTTTTCCCGCAATGTCGGACCTGGCGTTGATTCCATCGCCGACCGCCAACCGCTCGGGGTTGTAGCCGGCATCACCCCGTTCAACTTCCCCGCCATGGTGCCGATGTGGATGTATCCGATCGCCATTGCTTGCGGCAACACCTTCGTGCTCAAGCCTTCCGAGCGTGATCCGTCAGCGCCGATGCTGGCCTGGAAGCTGTTTCAGGAAGCAGGGTTTCCTGAGGGCGTCCTGAACGTCGTCCATGGCGACAAGCTCGCCGTCGACACATTGCTCGATCACCCCGACGTCAAGGCAATCAGCTTTGTCGGCTCCACCCCGATTGCCGAATATGTCTATTCGCGCGGCACTGCCAATGGCAAACGCGTCCAGGCGCTCGGCGGCGCCAAGAACCACATGGTGGTCATGCCCGACGCCGACATGGATCAGGTCGCAGACGCGCTGATGGGCGCAGGCTACGGCTCGGCCGGCGAACGCTGCATGGCGATCTCGGTTGCAGTACCTGTCGGCGAAAAGACAGCCGATGCGCTGGTCGCCAAGCTCAAGCCACGCGTCGAGGCGCTGAAGATCGGCCCGACCACCGACGAGGCCGCCGAGATGGGCCCGGTGGTCTCCAAGATGCATCAGGAAAAGGTGCTCGGCTACATCGATCAGGGCGTCAGCCAAGGCGCCGAACTGGTGGTCGACGGTCGCGGTTTCTCGTTGCAGGGCTACGAGAACGGTTACTTTGTCGGCGGCACGCTGTTTGACCGCGTCACCACCGACATGACCATCTACAAGGAAGAAATCTTCGGACCGGTGCTGTCGGTTGTCCGCGCAGGAACCTTTGACGAAGCCGTCAAGATGATCAACGATCATGAATACGGCAACGGCACGGCGATCTTCACCCGCGATGGCGACGCCGCCCGCGCCTTCTCCGATTCCATCGAAGTCGGCATGGTCGGCATCAACGTGCCGATCCCCGTGCCGGTGGCCTACCACTCCTTCGGCGGCTGGAAGCGCTCGCTGTTCGGCGATCACTCGATCTACGGCCCGGAAGGCGTGCGCTTCTACACACGTCTGAAAACCATCACCTCGCGCTGGCCCAACGGCATCAAGTCGGGCGCCGTGTTCAATTTTCCGAGCTGA
- a CDS encoding cupin domain-containing protein, translating into MTREPATATTLVDDERVRVTRFDFAPGAETGWHVHGHDYVITLVTDCEMLLEEPGGTSRTVTMAAGDAYRRPIGVEHNVINAGTKTMSFVEVELK; encoded by the coding sequence ATGACCCGTGAACCTGCCACCGCAACAACACTGGTCGATGATGAGCGCGTCCGCGTGACGCGCTTTGATTTTGCGCCCGGGGCTGAAACCGGGTGGCATGTTCACGGCCATGATTACGTGATCACACTGGTCACCGACTGCGAAATGTTGCTCGAAGAACCCGGCGGGACATCCCGCACCGTGACCATGGCGGCAGGCGACGCCTATCGCCGCCCGATCGGGGTCGAGCACAATGTCATCAATGCCGGGACAAAGACGATGAGCTTTGTCGAAGTCGAACTGAAATAG
- a CDS encoding class II aldolase/adducin family protein, whose protein sequence is MSTTSNIVPIDRADEQQLRVDLAAALRLAAYYDWHEGVANHFSAAVSPDGKKFLVNPRWKHFSRAKASELLLVDADDPETMKRPNAPDPSAWSIHSAIHKHVPHARVVLHLHPPHATALAGLKDPSIKPIDQTTARFFNRLAMDMSFGGIANDEAEGERIATTIGNYSNVMMANHGVTTVARTVAEAFDAMYHLERAARTMVLAYSTGQPLNVMNDELAESVAQEWDVYKDAEFSHFEEMKLVLDRENPGYAD, encoded by the coding sequence ATGAGCACAACATCAAACATCGTACCGATCGATCGTGCTGACGAACAACAATTGCGCGTCGATCTCGCCGCAGCGCTGAGGCTCGCCGCCTATTACGACTGGCACGAAGGCGTCGCCAACCATTTCTCTGCTGCCGTCTCGCCTGACGGCAAGAAATTTCTGGTCAACCCGCGCTGGAAGCATTTCTCCCGCGCCAAGGCCAGCGAACTGTTGCTGGTCGACGCCGATGATCCCGAGACAATGAAGCGCCCGAATGCGCCCGATCCGTCAGCCTGGTCGATCCATTCCGCCATCCACAAGCACGTGCCGCATGCCCGAGTGGTCCTGCATCTTCACCCGCCGCATGCCACAGCCCTTGCAGGTCTGAAAGACCCTTCGATCAAGCCGATCGACCAGACCACGGCACGGTTCTTCAACCGGCTGGCAATGGACATGAGTTTCGGCGGCATCGCCAATGATGAAGCCGAAGGCGAGCGCATCGCCACCACCATTGGCAATTATTCCAACGTCATGATGGCCAACCACGGAGTCACCACAGTGGCCCGCACGGTGGCTGAGGCATTCGACGCGATGTACCATCTCGAACGCGCCGCGCGCACCATGGTGCTGGCCTATTCGACCGGCCAGCCGCTCAACGTGATGAACGATGAATTGGCCGAATCCGTCGCGCAGGAATGGGATGTCTACAAGGACGCCGAATTCTCGCATTTCGAGGAAATGAAACTTGTGCTCGACCGGGAAAATCCCGGCTACGCAGACTAG